A region from the Lates calcarifer isolate ASB-BC8 linkage group LG2, TLL_Latcal_v3, whole genome shotgun sequence genome encodes:
- the LOC108894136 gene encoding potassium voltage-gated channel subfamily G member 4, with amino-acid sequence MPIISNANHDFSTYSISSDDSSLDRFFTEIPETETIKGVYFQRAQLLRDPKASYVVDHTLQVLINVGGNRYTFPWSTLEQFPQSRLGRLRFCTTPEEIARLCDDYDETCQEYFFDRNPTAFRVILNFLAAGKLRLLRELCAVSLHDELDYWGVDPGHMERCCRRRMITRVEEVAERERKEEEWRKKRVMLKKSTTEAEKGYRRLIWMLREVVENPHSGLAGKTFACLSVIMVLVTVISLCISTMPDVRDEETRGECSKRCHSMFVVESICVAWFTLEFVLRFVNAQSKLAFARGPLNIIDAIAILPYYVSLVVDVRDESQEEVIMGAGRGYLDKLSLILRLLRALRILYVMRLARHSLGLQTLGLTMQRSMREFGLLLLFVCVAVALFSPLVHLAESELAPFAATHPHHSFSSIPASYWWAIISMTTVGYGDMVPRSIPGQIVALTSILSGILIMAFPATSIFHTFSRSYQELKHEYERLWNEERGEERASESEQNWAKVGLPPDELTPVPKDNNDVLLSSKSHQSTLPSTAF; translated from the exons ATGCCCATCATCAGTAATGCCAACCATGATTTCAGCACCTACTCCATCAGCAGCGATGACAGCAGCCTCGACCGCTTCTTCACTGAGATCCCAGAGACTGAGACCATCAAGGGTGTTTACTTCCAACGAGCCCAGCTGCTTCGTGACCCCAAGGCCTCGTATGTGGTCGACCACACCCTGCAGGTTCTTATCAATGTGGGGGGAAACCGCTACACCTTCCCCTGGAGCACCTTGGAGCAGTTCCCCCAGAGTCGACTGGGGCGCCTTCGCTTCTGCACCACCCCTGAGGAGATCGCACGACTCTGCGACGACTATGATGAGACTTGCCAGGAGTACTTCTTTGACCGAAACCCGACTGCCTTCAGGGTCATCCTCAACTTCCTGGCTGCAGGCAAACTGCGTCTGCTTCGAGAACTGTGTGCTGTGTCGCTGCATGACGAGCTCGACTACTGGGGTGTGGACCCAGGTCACATGGAGCGCTGTTGCCGCCGCCGCATGATCACCCGCGTAGAagaggtggcagagagagagcgtAAGGAAGAagagtggaggaagaagagggtgATGCTGAAGAAAAGCACCACGGAGGCTGAGAAGGGCTATCGCAGACTGATCTGGATGCTGAGAGAAGTGGTGGAAAACCCTCACTCAGGCCTGGCTGGGAAGACGTTTGCCTGCCTCTCTGTCATCATGGTGCTGGTCACCGTCATCAGCCTGTGCATCAGCACCATGCCAGATGTCAGAGATGAAGAGACGAGA GGCGAATGCTCCAAGAGGTGTCACAGCATGTTTGTGGTGGAGTCCATCTGCGTGGCCTGGTTCACGTTGGAGTTTGTGCTGCGGTTCGTCAACGCTCAGAGCAAGCTGGCCTTCGCTCGTGGCCCCCTCAACATCATCGACGCCATCGCCATCCTGCCGTACTACGTGTCTCTGGTCGTCGATGTCAGAGACGAGTCGCAGGAGGAGGTTATCATGGGTGCCGGCAGAGGCTACCTCGACAAACTGAGTCTGATCCTGCGTCTGCTGCGGGCTCTGCGGATCCTGTATGTGATGCGACTGGCTCGCCACTCTCTGGGCCTGCAGACGTTAGGACTGACCATGCAGCGCAGCATGAGGGAGTTCggcctgttgctgctgttcgTCTGTGTGGCTGTGGCCCTCTTCTCGCCTCTGGTCCATCTAGCGGAGAGCGAACTGGCACCATTTGCTGCCACGCACCCCCACCACAGCTTCAGCAGCATCCCAGCCTCTTACTGGTGGGCCATCATCTCTATGACCACGGTGGGCTACGGCGACATGGTGCCGCGCAGCATCCCCGGACAGATCGTGGCGCTGACCAGCATTCTGAGCGGCATCCTCATCATGGCATTTCCTGCTACCTCCATCTTCCACACCTTCTCTCGCTCCTATCAAGAGCTCAAACATGAGTATGAGCGGCTGTGGAACGAGGAGAGAGGCGAGGAGAGAGCCAGCGAGTCAGAGCAGAACTGGGCCAAGGTCGGTTTACCACCAGATGAGCTCACGCCTGTGCCCAAAGACAATAATGATGTGCTGCTGTCAAGCAAGAGCCATCAGTCCACACTTCCATCTACAGCTTTCTAA